TGTTGGGTCAAGGGTACATGTTTTTGAAATTTTGATAGATACTGTTAAAATGGAAacgctggtgacatagtggttaagtgctacggctgctaaccaagaggttggcagttcgaatccgccaggtgctctatatcgggcagttctactctgtcctataaggtcgctttgggtcggaattgactcaatggcagtgggtttttttttttttttaaaataccctTTATCGTTTTTGATCGATGCTTTTAAAGTATCAAAAGGCAGCTCAAATTTCCTCCCTTTTAAGGGCCTCCCATGATATCCCCTAGCCACAGGGAGCCTTCCTAAGCTCctctaatgtgtgtgtgtggtcagcTCTTTGACAGTCCAGCCTCCTTGGTGGGTGTGTGTGATTCTGCAGctggagtgaaagagctggggtCTTTATCTCCCATCCTCAGAACTTACTCAGGAACCTTGTGGACACATCTGCTCATTGATCACATATTCATGTCTTCATACAAGTAAAGAATCTCTGCTGTGGATGTGAAAATAAGTTGCCTGCTAGTCCTTGTTAGTATTTAATGAGACAAAGCTCTTTAGAGGGCAGATGGTCCCATGCAACACCAccaaatccaatttaaaaatatttattgagcatctgaaATGTACAAGACACAGTGCAAAACACTGGGGAGGAAGCAgagatgaataaaacacaggACTCATGTAACCTTGGCACGGTAGAGGGGCATCTGACCTTCTCATCTAACTTCACGATGGGGAGGAGAGAGGATCACCATCAGCAGCCTAAAACTGACTCctctgaggcagaggtcagacatgcctcctcttttTTAGCAACTCCAGCCGTGCCTCCCACGCACTCtcaacttctctgctgggttcaataatttgttgcagtcaccacacagaactcacaggccatactcacagttatggagtGTATTGGGGGTGtcacaggttacaattcaggatcaggaaatacaactcaggatacagttcttcgattAGGACAGCGTCTTCTCAGCCGTATCCACAGGCGGCCCTCTCTCTGCCCTTCAGCCCCTcatcccagcctctgccctgcttgagaAAGTGTTAACAGAGCTCTTTAGTTCCACCAGTAggtgcccagaggtaccccattcatccagtaagcctcagcccaaaggcactcagctctcttgttccATGGGTTGGCAAGGCGCGTTCCcccaagtgcctagaggcaccccactctgccaggaagccttctacccacaggcactcagctgtcttgctcaCTATGGACTGGGAAGTTCATTGCACCATCTCATGccaatctcctggttctgctgccaccacttctcaccatctccagtgtaatagctttctctgtctcttgggtaGAGGAGGTTCTCAGAGCTGGGACTCCTaactcttccttcttggtggtagtgagacctatcccctttccacctctgggatgacaaaactgaccaatcccctcattagggttccatacaccttatttgcatgatcccacccccacaagtgtaccatgcaccttatttgtattatttgcaAGCTGTACAATCCCCTTCATGGGCCAccagcaccttatttgcatagccccacccagtttttttggtgggagttaacaagaccatggctagaaagtccATGTAGAAACGATCCATCACACCGCAGCTGGCTTTGTGGATCCTTTTCCCATGTTAGGGAAGAGAAGTCTGGCCTGTGGGCTTGGCTTCTTTGGCCTGTACGGTGTTTTAAATGTTTCTCAAAAACGTTTGTAATTAAAGTATTGCATACATACATGAAAGAACACAAGTCTTTAGTGTACAGCTGGGATGATTACAAATGTGTTTTAAATGTTTTCAGGCAGTTGCCAAACTTTAAGAACCTCTTGAAAGATCCCCCCTGGACATAGTTCCCCTCAGAAGGGCACGCACTCCCGTTTCCCTCAGGTGCCACCTGCCTGCCCTGTGAAGGCATTTACACTGCAAACCTCTGGTCCTGGTAATAGAGCAGGAGGCGCAGGCATCTGGTGAGAAGGGGAGATAAGATTCCTTGGGGGCTGGAGAAGGGCAGAAACGAGGCCACCAAAGGAATGGTGAACAGTATCAGTGCCACCAGCTTGCCTCACCTGCTGGATGTTTACTTTTGCTTTTCATGAAGTTAAAACACGTTTGccgtaaaaaatatatatatatgtcaattTACTTCCTGCAGTCTCTTTGGAGACTATCTTTCATTTGTCTCAGTCTCCTCTAGTGGCTGAATACTGAAAGCACTAGTTTGTATCTTAAACTGTAAAATGAAAACACCTGATGAACCTGTAGCTTCAGCAGTCTGTCAGAGCCGTGACTTCAAGAGCCAAACCCAATTCTAAAAGCGTTTATCTGACGTTGTCACGGAATGCATTTTAAAACCAGAGTCATCTGCCTTCCAAAGCTTGTCTCCGCTGCACCTGCGCTCAAAAACATTTCTGCCTACACACAGGAACTATTGTTTGAAGGTTTTGATGTTGATTCGTCATGTGGGCTCTCCAGGAATTATTCACACTTaaaatttagtattttttaaaaaataattcaggtACAtggtaaaaagcaaacaaacgaaaaaacacTACCGATGGCATATAGGAAAATTATGTCTTTTCTCCACCTTTGTCTGCAGCCCCTCTCGCCAGAAGCAACCATCATTATCAATTTCTTGTGTCCCCTTCTCTAAATATACATGCACATACTTGTGTGtctaggcacacacacacacacacacagccacccCCCTGCACAAACGACAGCTTTCCTGcacctgttttctttttattttactgaaCACAGGCTATGGAGGTTTTTCTTGCTTTTCGGCATCAGTATTTACTTCCACGTTATTCTTTTGACTGCATGCTATTACACTGTATAAAGGTTTCACAACTGAACGATTCTTCACTGCTGAGTGTTTGGTTTGCAATGTCTACTACGAAGAGCAGTGTGAAGAGCATCCCTTCACACCTGTCTGTGCATGGGTGCACCTGAGTCTAGAGGAAGAGTTCCTAGAACTGGAATTATGGGCTCAGAAAAGTACAGGCTACACAGAATTGTGCCAGCTTCTATTCCATCTGTATATGGAAGTGCAGTCTCCTAACCCCGTTACCAACACTTATTATCAGGTCTTTTCATCTTTGCTAGTCTGATAGATGAAAGTATTTCGTTGcggttttaatttgcctttctctTGTTATGAcccagcgtttttttttttttttttggccagctAGAGCACATACTCAGGGCTGCAGGGCAGGCAGGTTGGGGTCCCACTTGTTACTTGTCGTTATCATCTGCACTACCTTTCcgttccttttcttcctccctctccccccgcccccaccccacccttagAGCAAAATTgagaccagatttttttttttttttaaatcttcatggGGAAAGAAATGTTATAGCTATGATAGCTAAATTACATTTCTGTGTAACAAATCCATTCCTTTTTCTCTGGCCCGCCTTCCATTCTCCTTCCCTAGTCTGCGTCTTTTAAAtctccttccctcttctcctTTTACCATGCCTTTCCCCCCAGAGATGGAAACACTCAGCCCTACCCTCCTATCCGGAcacatttttcaaaaaaactttCTTCAAGAACCACTGGGTTATTTCCTCAGTGGTACCTGAAAATTACTTCCACTCAGCAAGCCGCAGAGTGCCAGCTGTCTGAGGGCAGGGGTTTTCTTCCCTGGCTCATCCCCTAGGACGGGGCCTGACGCAGCAGACACTCAGAACGTCCTTTGGAAGGAATGTGTGAGAAGTGACAACAGTGACAAGAGCCAGAAGGTCATTCTAACTCCCGCTGCTCTTCCTTCCTCCAGACGAAGTCATCCGGAAGCGTCTCCTGATTGACGGAGATGGCGCTGGGGATGATCGAAGGATTAATCTGCTAGTGAAGAGTTTCATTAAATGGTGCAACTCTGGGTCCCAGGAAGAGGGGTATTTCATTTCACTCTTGTTTCTATGCCAGGGTCCTGATGTGATTCTAGAACATAGATTAAGGTCCTCTGAATAGTTTAGCTTTTCACTCACCGTAAATGTCCACTAGATTTCTGGCCTTTTCTTCTCTTCAGAGGCCTGTCTTATATTGATTACAACTTCCTGACATAAGAAGAGATGAAGATTAATTTCAGGCCCCTTTTGGCAGATCTTATAAATGTTTAGTATGATAAAATTACTGAATCAAGTATCCTTTTTTGTTAATAAGCTAATAAGAAACTGCTGCAAGGCCAAATATATattcttaaaaaatgttttaacttAGAAAATTTATTTGAATTAGCTTTCTACATAGATAAATAACTGTCTAGAGTGAAAAAATTGTGAGAattttgaagataaaatactatcTTAATCGAAATATTTTAAGTGTTTTAAACAAAATTCGAATAAGTAGTCATTTGAATTAAGCCCGTATTGGTACAaacaacagttttgtttttgcatttgtAACTAAGCCAGTTTATAAATTCAAGTAAACCATATGTGGTAAAGGAAAATGTTAAGGGTTAGATACTCTAAATCATTTTAAATAAAGCAGATGATTCTCTCAGAACCTGGTATAAGTTAATTAGCAAGTCTTTCCTGCAATATAGTAGTTGGCTTTTGGCAATCTACAAACACGTTTGTTCTGTTGTTCTCTCGTTTTCATTAGGTATAGCCAGTACCAACGTATGCTGAGCACACTGTCACAATGTGAATTTTCAATGGGCAAAACCTTGCTGGTATATGATATGAATCTCAGAGAAAtggaaaattatgaaaaaatttacaaagaaatagGTAAAGCAACTTAATTAATGTTTGAATTTGTTcctatgattttaattttatggtcTAGAGGAAAGAATACCTGCTAACATTTGTCTTTAGTTGGtggaaataaaaacaagaacaatATTAATGCAAAGAATACAGTGAATGTTAACTACAAAAATATATTCCAGTATTATACAATGTTTTGGGATAGagctatttttttaaatgctagcaTGTATTTTGTTAGCAATGGAACTTCAATTTAAAAACACACTTTAAGATTGAAAATAGAGATTATACATGTTGTTATAACTATCTGAAAAAAACCCCACTTTTTGATATAGAATGTAGCATTGCTGGAGCACATGAAAAAATTGCTGAGTGCAAAAAGCAAATTCTTCAAGCAAAACGAATACGAAAAAATCGCCAAGGTAAGGGTTTTGAGGGATTTATTGTGCAAATACCCTATTACTGACTAGTGTCTTCATGCAGTGTTTAATGTCTTGAGGTAAAATCTTTAGCTAGAATCAATCCGAAGTGTAAAAAAGAATTAGCAGCCAAACTAATTCTTTAAAATTATATTAGTCTTTAAAATAGAGGAGAAGGAAAGCTATGCGATAAAGTTTGTGCTggattttattcattgtctaatttGTTAAGTATATGAATATTTTTTAGGTATTAATTTTTTACTGTCTCTGGACGCTTTGCCTAAATAATGTCATGGTTAATCAGCATAGGCAATTCACACAACTACACTGGATTTAGGAATCGTTGTTGTCATTGAGAACATACACAACACTTCAGCAATGTctgcatgtgcaattcagtggcaaggagtttttttttttttagtagaactactttaaaaaaatagaaaaaatttaaattcaGTGAGCTTTTATTAAGTACAACGCAAGCAAACATTTACAAGCTGCCTAGTATCAAAGTTTATTTTTgttctgatcttttttgtttttaaattagggTATGTCCTTATGTACCCCATAAAagcaatttcaaaataatttttaatgacatggacCATTGCTCCCCATATAATGCGAATTGAAAAACAcaagataaaaaaacataatGTATAAGTGCAATTGTAATGTATATATGAAAAACTAGAAGGAAGTAGAAAATGTTAATGGTTATTTCAGGGTTGTTGAATTTAATAGTTTaggttctttttcttctttttttttttctttgacattgACCATGCATTATTTTGTAATccaaaattttttattaaaagtaTCACTCCTTTATTAAATTAATATGCTGAGCTCCAAAACAACGAACTTCACCTTTTAATGAGTTAAGATGAAGTttaatttcctgtttttaaaaGTTGGTTTTTGAATTCATTATAAAACACACGTGCTCAAGTTTCAGTGGCCAATAGAAAGTAAAATACCAgcataattaataaaaaaattaatattaattctaaggtcattttaaaatattttgccaACAGTGTTTTTTCTAGCTAAGGAGACTGTTAAGTGAATACTACTGCTTATCATTTCTTCAGAAAGGTTAGCAGGAGTCATGTGACTCATCATGGAGGATCCAGTGAGCAGAAACAGGGTTCCTGAATTTTAAGTCATTTCTTAGGTTTCTGAAACCTGTACCTTAAAGTGAGGAGAAGTGCAGTTTGCATTTCATTTGTCTAGGATCCGAAATTAACGGTAGGATATATTTACCTCACTGATCTtttttgctgagcaaatagtGAAGGAGATCCTTTTCCGAATCAGTCCACTAGATGATCAGCAAGGACTTAAGCTGGCTTCCCTGCTTATGCTGACCTCTTATGTTCTGCCCAGGGATATTCAGATGGAAAGCCAGGAGTGGGATCTGAAAGCCCTGTGTGGGATGCTTTCGAGGTCATGTATCGGTGCCGTTATAGTTGAATGGAGAGAGATTGGAAATACTCTTTCCATCCTTCAGTGTGTTCATTTCTTTATGTACTAGGCAAAGGATTACGAGAGATTTATGATATT
The window above is part of the Loxodonta africana isolate mLoxAfr1 chromosome 22, mLoxAfr1.hap2, whole genome shotgun sequence genome. Proteins encoded here:
- the THOC7 gene encoding THO complex subunit 7 homolog isoform X1, coding for MGAVTDDEVIRKRLLIDGDGAGDDRRINLLVKSFIKWCNSGSQEEGYSQYQRMLSTLSQCEFSMGKTLLVYDMNLREMENYEKIYKEIECSIAGAHEKIAECKKQILQAKRIRKNRQEYDALAKVIQHHPDRHETLKELEALGKELEHLSHIKESVEDKLELRRKQFHVLLSTIHELQQTLENDEKLSEVEEAQETSLETDPKP